One part of the Vicugna pacos chromosome 20, VicPac4, whole genome shotgun sequence genome encodes these proteins:
- the SNRPC gene encoding U1 small nuclear ribonucleoprotein C isoform X1, producing the protein MPKFYCDYCDTYLTHDSPSVRKTHCSGRKHKENVKDYYQKWMEEQAQSLIDKTTAAFQQGKIPPTPFSAPPPAGAMIPPPPSLPGPPRPGMMPAPHMGGPPMMPMMGPPPPGMMPVGPAPGMRPPMGGHMPMMPGPPMMRPPARPMMVPTRPGMTRPDR; encoded by the exons ATGCCGAA GTTTTATTGTGACTACTGCGATACATACCTCACCCATGACTCT CCATCTGTGAGAAAGACACATTGCAGTGGTAGGAAACACAAAGAGAATGTGAAAGACTACTATCAGAAATGGATGGAAGAGCAGGCTCAGAGCCTGATTGACAAAACAA CTGCTGCATTTCAACAAGGAAAGATACCTCCTACTCCAttctctgctcctcctcctgcaggGGCAATGATCCCACCTCCCCCCAGTCTCC CGGGTCCTCCTCGCCCTGGTATGATGCCAGCACCCCATATGGGGGGCCCTCCCATGATGCCAATGATGGGCCCTCCGCCTCCTGGGATGATGCCAGTGGGACCTG CTCCTGGAATGAGGCCGCCTATGGGAGGCCACATGCCAATGATGCCTGGGCCTCCAATGATGAGACCTCCCGCCCGTCCCATGATGGTGCCCACTCGACCAGGGATGACTCGACCAGACAGATAA
- the SNRPC gene encoding U1 small nuclear ribonucleoprotein C isoform X2 — MPKFYCDYCDTYLTHDSPSVRKTHCSGRKHKENVKDYYQKWMEEQAQSLIDKTTAAFQQGKIPPTPFSAPPPAGAMIPPPPSLPGPPRPGMMPAPHMGGPPMMPMMGPPPPGMMPVGPGSQHGPPAHLSYNSEQTLSGKIVLCACVHS, encoded by the exons ATGCCGAA GTTTTATTGTGACTACTGCGATACATACCTCACCCATGACTCT CCATCTGTGAGAAAGACACATTGCAGTGGTAGGAAACACAAAGAGAATGTGAAAGACTACTATCAGAAATGGATGGAAGAGCAGGCTCAGAGCCTGATTGACAAAACAA CTGCTGCATTTCAACAAGGAAAGATACCTCCTACTCCAttctctgctcctcctcctgcaggGGCAATGATCCCACCTCCCCCCAGTCTCC CGGGTCCTCCTCGCCCTGGTATGATGCCAGCACCCCATATGGGGGGCCCTCCCATGATGCCAATGATGGGCCCTCCGCCTCCTGGGATGATGCCAGTGGGACCTG GTTCTCAGCATGGGCCTCCTGCTCACCTTTCCTACAACTCCGAACAAACGCTTAGTGGTAAGATTGTCCTCTGTGCCTGTGTACATTCATGA